Proteins co-encoded in one Chionomys nivalis chromosome 6, mChiNiv1.1, whole genome shotgun sequence genomic window:
- the LOC130876255 gene encoding 60S ribosomal protein L36a-like, whose amino-acid sequence MVNVPTTRRTFCKKCGKHQPHKVTQYKKGKDSLYAQGKRRYERKQSGYGGQTKPIFRKKAKTTKKIVLRLECVEPNCRSKRMLAIKRCKHFELGGDKKRKGQVIQF is encoded by the coding sequence ATGGTGAACGTTCCTACGACCCGCCGGACATTCTGCAAGAAATGTGGCAAGCACCAACCCCACAAAGTGACCCAGTACAAGAAGGGCAAAGATTCTTTGTATGCCCAGGGAAAGCGGCGttatgaaaggaaacagagtggCTATGGTGGGCAGACTAAGCCTATTTTCCGCAAAAAGgcaaaaactacaaagaagattGTGCTGAGACTGGAATGTGTGGAGCCCAACTGCAGATCTAAGAGGATGCTGGCTATTAAGAGATGCAAGCATTTTGAACTGGGTGGtgataagaaaagaaagggccAAGTGATCCAGTTCTAA